The sequence below is a genomic window from Variovorax paradoxus B4.
GCGTGGCACCGCCGTCGCGCACGGTGCGCATGAACAGCTCGCCGCCAACCACCAGCGCCTCCTTGTTGGCCAGCAGGAGCCGCTTGCCGGCGCGCGCCGCGGCCAGGCAAGGCCCGAGGCCCGCAGCCCCCACGATGGCGGCCATCACGGCGTCGACCTCCTCATGAGATGCTATCCTTTCGATAGCATCATCACCACTCAGCACCTTTGTGCCGAGATTGTTTTGTTCTATCTTTTCCGCCAGCAGCGCCGCATGCGGCGCGCTCGCCATGACCGCATACCGCGGCGAAAACCGTGCGCATTGCGCCAGCATTTCGTCGACCTTGGTCGATGCCGAAAGCGCGAAGACCTCGAAACGGTCGGGGTGCCGCGAAATGACATCGAGCGTGCTAACGCCGACCGACCCGGTCGAGCCCAACACCGTGATGCGTTGTTTGGGTGTGTTCACAAGAAAGCCAGCATCAATGCAATGGGAAGTGCCGGCAAGAGGGCATCCACGCGGTCGAGCACGCCGCCATGGCCCGGCAGCAGGCTGCTGCTGTCCTTGGCGCCGGCACTGCGCTTGATCAGCGATTCGACCAGGTCGCCAACAACGCTGATTGCAGCGAGAAACAGCACCCCGACAAGCAGCAGCCACCAGCCGCGCTCGTACAGCCGGGTGTAGAGGCTTGCCACCGTCGCGCCGGCAGCCCTGTCGGCCCAGACCCAGGCAAAGGCCAGCACCACGACGCCCGCCATGCCGCCCCATACGCCTTCCCAGCTCTTGCCGGGGCTGATGGCGGGCGCGAGCTTGCTGCGCGTGAACTTGAGGCCGAAAGCGCGGCCCGTGAAATAGGCGAAAACGTCCGCCACCCAGACCAGCACGAGGATGGAGAGCAGGAAGTTGATGCCGACCATGCGTGCCTGCACCGCTGCCAGCCACGCCACCCAGAGCGCCAGCAGCCCCCCGACCAACCGCAGCCCACGGGGAATGCGCGGCCAGCCCGGCACGGCCACCCGCAGCAGCGCGGCCCCACCGAGCACCCAGGCCGCACTGGCCAGCAGCCACATGAGCAACAGCGACCGATCAAGCAGGCCGAGCCACCACGAAAGCGCACACAGCGCCACCGTTTCCAGGCCGAGGAAGACCGACAGCCGCTGGCCATAGCCGTTGAGCCGGCCCCACTCCCATGCGCCGGCACCGATCAACACCAGCATCACGCAGGCGAAAGGAACGTGCGACGGGTAGAAGAGTGCCGGCAGCAGGATCGCCAACAGGACGATGGCCGTGAGGATGCGTTGTTTGAGCATGCGGCTGGAGGGGCGGACCGTGAGGCCCTCAGGCCAACTGGCGATCGGGTGAGGAGCCGCTGCCGGCCGTGATCTGCGCGGAGGTCTTGCCGAAACGCCGCTCGCGCGCCTGAAATGCGGCAATTCCCGCATCCAGCTCGGCCGGGTCGAACTCGGGCCAAAGCTTGTCGCTGAAGAAGAGTTCCGCGTACGCGCTCTGCCACAGCAGGAAGTTCGACAGGCGCTGCTCGCCGCCGGTGCGAATGAGAAGGTCGGGATCGGGCACGTGCGCCAGGGCCATGGCGCGGTCGAGATTCGCTTCGGTGAGCGCCTCGCCCTGCTCGGCCAGCCTGGCTGCGGCGCGGGCAATGTCCCATCGGCCGCCGTAGTTGAAGCAGACGTTCAGGATCAGCTTGGTGTTCTGCGCGGTGGCGGTCTCGGCGTCGACCAGGCCTTGCACCATTTTCTTGGAGAGGCCTGCGCGCTCGCCGACGAAATGCAGCTGCACGCCGTCGCGGCTCAGCTTGGGC
It includes:
- a CDS encoding phosphatidate cytidylyltransferase, whose product is MLKQRILTAIVLLAILLPALFYPSHVPFACVMLVLIGAGAWEWGRLNGYGQRLSVFLGLETVALCALSWWLGLLDRSLLLMWLLASAAWVLGGAALLRVAVPGWPRIPRGLRLVGGLLALWVAWLAAVQARMVGINFLLSILVLVWVADVFAYFTGRAFGLKFTRSKLAPAISPGKSWEGVWGGMAGVVVLAFAWVWADRAAGATVASLYTRLYERGWWLLLVGVLFLAAISVVGDLVESLIKRSAGAKDSSSLLPGHGGVLDRVDALLPALPIALMLAFL
- the uppS gene encoding polyprenyl diphosphate synthase → MASSSLQIPHHIAIVMDGNGRWATRRFLPRVAGHKQGVESLRRCVKACVDRGVGVLTVFAFSSENWNRPPEEVSGLMEIMVGALAREVPKLSRDGVQLHFVGERAGLSKKMVQGLVDAETATAQNTKLILNVCFNYGGRWDIARAAARLAEQGEALTEANLDRAMALAHVPDPDLLIRTGGEQRLSNFLLWQSAYAELFFSDKLWPEFDPAELDAGIAAFQARERRFGKTSAQITAGSGSSPDRQLA